In Vibrio bathopelagicus, the following are encoded in one genomic region:
- the lolA gene encoding outer membrane lipoprotein chaperone LolA — MKKVFALLFMSFSVFASPKEELSSRLSLNAGFSADFKQVVTSPDGDVVMEGEGTVEIARPSLFRWETTFPDENLLVSDGQSLWYYSPFIEQVSIYWQEQATSQTPFVLLTRNQESDWDNYNVAQTGNQFTLTPTAVDSNQGDFQINITEKGIVQGFNVIEQDGQKGEFTFNNVDLGKPSADRFTFVAPEGVEVDDQRN; from the coding sequence ATGAAAAAAGTATTCGCACTTTTATTTATGAGCTTCTCAGTATTTGCTTCTCCGAAAGAAGAGTTGAGTAGCCGCTTGTCGCTGAATGCAGGTTTTAGCGCTGACTTTAAACAAGTCGTAACCAGCCCTGACGGTGATGTTGTGATGGAAGGCGAGGGCACGGTAGAGATTGCACGCCCAAGCTTATTCCGTTGGGAAACCACTTTCCCTGATGAAAACCTATTGGTATCCGATGGTCAAAGCTTGTGGTACTACAGCCCGTTTATTGAACAAGTGAGCATTTACTGGCAAGAACAAGCCACATCGCAAACACCGTTTGTATTGCTGACTCGTAACCAAGAAAGTGATTGGGACAACTACAACGTCGCGCAAACGGGTAACCAATTTACGCTAACGCCAACGGCTGTGGATTCTAATCAGGGCGATTTCCAGATTAACATCACTGAGAAAGGCATTGTTCAGGGCTTTAATGTGATTGAACAAGACGGCCAAAAAGGTGAGTTTACCTTTAACAATGTTGATTTAGGTAAACCTTCTGCAGACCGCTTTACTTTTGTGGCGCCGGAAGGTGTCGAGGTCGACGACCAAAGAAACTGA
- a CDS encoding replication-associated recombination protein A, with the protein MQLSNYSLDFAGDEDFRPLAARMRPETVEQYIGQQHILGPGKPLRRALEAGHIHSMILWGPPGTGKTTLAEVAANYANAEVERVSAVTSGVKDIRIAIEKARENKQAGRRTILFVDEVHRFNKSQQDAFLPHIEDGTVTFIGATTENPSFELNNALLSRARVYKLTSLNTEDISLVIRQAIEDKQRGLGDVTADFADNVLDRLAELVNGDARMSLNYLELLYDMAEDNDKGEKAITLQLLAEVAGEKVARFDNKGDIWYDLISAVHKSIRGSNPDAALYWSARMIAAGCDPLYIVRRLLAIASEDIGNADPRAMQVAMSAWDCFTRIGPAEGERAIAQAVVYLACAPKSNAVYTAWKQALTDAHNLPEYEVPHHLRNAPTTLMKDMGYGQEYRYAHDEPGAYAAGEKYLPPEMGETQYYFPTKRGLETKIGEKLDYLADLDAKSPQKRYEK; encoded by the coding sequence TTGCAATTGAGTAATTATAGCTTAGATTTTGCAGGGGACGAAGATTTTCGTCCCCTTGCTGCTCGTATGAGACCTGAAACTGTTGAACAGTACATCGGTCAGCAGCATATATTAGGTCCAGGTAAACCCCTTCGCAGAGCGTTGGAAGCGGGCCATATCCACTCCATGATTTTATGGGGGCCTCCGGGCACCGGTAAAACCACGCTGGCAGAAGTGGCAGCAAATTACGCCAATGCAGAAGTTGAGCGCGTATCAGCGGTGACATCGGGTGTAAAAGACATTCGTATCGCCATTGAAAAAGCGCGAGAGAACAAGCAAGCAGGGCGCAGAACGATCCTGTTTGTGGACGAAGTCCATCGCTTTAACAAAAGTCAGCAAGATGCGTTCTTACCTCATATCGAAGATGGCACGGTTACGTTTATTGGCGCGACCACAGAAAACCCTTCTTTTGAATTGAACAACGCTTTGTTGTCGCGTGCGCGTGTCTACAAACTGACTTCTCTTAATACTGAGGATATCTCCCTCGTTATTCGCCAAGCTATTGAAGATAAACAGCGTGGTCTGGGTGATGTGACGGCTGATTTTGCTGATAACGTATTAGATCGCCTTGCGGAACTGGTCAACGGTGACGCTCGTATGTCGCTCAACTATCTTGAGCTGCTGTATGACATGGCAGAAGACAACGATAAGGGCGAGAAAGCGATAACGTTGCAGTTGTTAGCTGAAGTGGCGGGCGAGAAGGTTGCTCGTTTCGATAACAAGGGCGATATTTGGTACGATCTAATCTCTGCCGTTCACAAGTCGATTCGTGGCTCTAATCCCGATGCTGCGTTGTATTGGTCGGCGCGAATGATTGCTGCGGGTTGCGATCCTCTGTATATCGTAAGGCGTTTATTGGCGATTGCTTCTGAAGATATTGGTAACGCCGACCCAAGAGCAATGCAGGTCGCGATGTCGGCTTGGGATTGCTTCACGCGTATTGGTCCAGCAGAAGGGGAGCGTGCAATTGCACAAGCGGTTGTCTATTTAGCGTGTGCACCTAAGAGTAATGCCGTTTACACCGCTTGGAAGCAAGCCTTAACGGATGCACATAATCTCCCTGAATATGAAGTGCCGCATCATTTGCGAAATGCACCCACAACTTTGATGAAGGACATGGGCTACGGGCAAGAATACCGTTATGCTCATGACGAACCAGGTGCCTACGCGGCTGGAGAAAAGTATTTGCCGCCTGAAATGGGCGAAACACAATACTATTTCCCGACAAAACGAGGCTTAGAGACCAAAATTGGCGAGAAGCTAGATTATCTGGCGGATTTGGACGCAAAAAGCCCACAAAAACGCTATGAAAAGTAG
- the serS gene encoding serine--tRNA ligase produces the protein MLDSKLLRAELDETAAKLARRGFTLDVETIRELEEKRKSLQMKTEELQALRNSRSKSIGQAKAKGDHEEAERILAEVGNLGAELDQAKVTLAELQSELETITMSIPNLPDAEVPDGKDEDDNVEVSRWGQPKTYDFEVKDHVDLGEMSGGLDFASAVKISGSRFIVMKGKFARLHRAIAQFMLDLHTDEHGYTEMYVPYLVNHDSLYGTGQLPKFGEDLFHTSPLTEQVSDVPLKTLSLIPTAEVPVTNMVRDTITDEAELPLKMTAHTPCFRSEAGSYGRDTRGLIRMHQFDKVELVQITKPEDSMAALEELTGHAEKVLQLLELPYRKVILCTGDMGFGSAKTYDLEVWVPAQETYREISSCSNMWDFQARRMQARFRRKGEKKPELVHTLNGSGLAVGRTMVAILENNQEADGRIAIPAVLQPYMGGVTHIG, from the coding sequence ATGCTGGATTCTAAATTACTTCGAGCTGAGCTGGATGAAACAGCGGCAAAATTAGCACGTCGAGGCTTCACCCTTGATGTAGAGACAATTCGTGAACTTGAAGAAAAACGTAAGTCCCTTCAGATGAAAACTGAAGAGCTACAAGCGTTACGTAACTCTCGATCGAAGTCCATTGGTCAAGCGAAAGCAAAAGGCGACCATGAAGAAGCTGAGCGTATCCTTGCAGAAGTAGGCAACTTAGGCGCAGAACTAGACCAAGCTAAAGTAACATTGGCTGAGCTTCAATCTGAGCTAGAAACGATCACAATGTCGATTCCTAACCTGCCTGACGCAGAAGTGCCAGATGGTAAAGATGAAGACGACAACGTAGAAGTTTCTCGTTGGGGTCAACCTAAGACTTACGACTTTGAAGTGAAAGATCATGTGGATCTTGGCGAAATGTCTGGCGGTCTTGATTTTGCAAGCGCAGTTAAAATCTCTGGTTCTCGTTTCATCGTGATGAAAGGCAAATTCGCACGTCTACATCGTGCTATTGCTCAGTTCATGTTGGACCTTCACACTGATGAGCACGGTTACACAGAAATGTACGTACCGTACCTAGTGAACCACGATAGCCTATACGGTACTGGTCAACTTCCTAAGTTCGGCGAAGACTTGTTCCACACAAGCCCGCTAACAGAGCAAGTAAGTGATGTACCTCTTAAGACGCTATCGCTTATCCCTACTGCGGAAGTACCGGTAACGAACATGGTTCGTGACACGATTACTGATGAAGCTGAACTGCCACTTAAGATGACAGCTCACACTCCATGTTTCCGTTCTGAAGCGGGTTCTTACGGTCGTGACACTCGTGGTCTTATCCGAATGCACCAATTCGATAAAGTTGAATTAGTACAAATCACTAAGCCAGAAGACTCAATGGCAGCGCTTGAAGAGCTAACTGGTCACGCTGAGAAAGTACTTCAACTTCTAGAGCTTCCTTACCGTAAAGTGATTCTATGTACAGGTGACATGGGCTTCGGTTCTGCGAAAACTTACGACTTAGAAGTATGGGTTCCAGCACAAGAGACTTACCGTGAAATCTCATCTTGTTCAAACATGTGGGACTTCCAAGCGCGTCGTATGCAAGCTCGTTTCCGTCGTAAAGGCGAGAAGAAGCCTGAACTAGTGCATACACTAAACGGTTCTGGTCTTGCTGTTGGTCGTACTATGGTTGCTATCTTAGAAAACAACCAAGAAGCTGATGGTCGTATTGCGATTCCAGCAGTACTTCAACCATACATGGGCGGCGTAACGCACATCGGTTAA
- a CDS encoding DksA/TraR family C4-type zinc finger protein: MAVGWAGDDSVSQQIQNTIDDEISRVRGNIQGGESLRYCDECGGEIPEQRRLAIKGVRFCIECQSMLEHAAHRHSLFNRRASKDSQLR, translated from the coding sequence ATGGCCGTAGGATGGGCTGGTGACGATAGTGTGAGCCAGCAAATTCAAAATACCATTGATGATGAGATCTCTCGAGTTAGAGGTAACATTCAAGGCGGAGAAAGCTTACGTTATTGTGATGAATGCGGTGGTGAGATACCAGAACAAAGGCGGCTTGCGATAAAAGGCGTACGTTTCTGTATTGAATGCCAGTCAATGTTAGAGCATGCAGCACATCGACATTCATTGTTTAATCGTCGAGCAAGTAAAGATAGTCAATTACGTTAA
- the bioA gene encoding adenosylmethionine--8-amino-7-oxononanoate transaminase, whose product MDLAFDRQHIWHPYTSTLTPLTCYPVTNADGVYLELEGGKRIIDGMSSWWSTIHGYNHPALNAAAHSQIDKVSHVMFGGITHQPAIDLCKKLLSLAPDNLEHVFLADSGSVAVEVSLKMALQYWHAKGQPRSKFLTLRDGYHGDTFAAMSVTDPDNSMHSLYKGFLPEHIFADSPKTGFWDQWNANDINSFREKLAAHRQEVAAVILEPIVQGAGGMRIYHPEFLKQVRLLCDEFNVLLILDEIATGFGRTGKLFACEHADVQPDILCVGKALTGGYMTLSATLASKEVADTVCGGEAGCFMHGPTFMGNPLACAVGAASLSIVEQGHWQNQTLQIEQIFSELLPPLREHDLVKDVRWLGAIGVVETHTPVDMETIQAHFVEQGVWIRPFGKLIYMMPPFISKPEHIEQLVSAIESALQDKNCFK is encoded by the coding sequence ATGGATCTCGCCTTTGATCGCCAGCATATCTGGCATCCCTACACATCAACGTTAACACCTCTGACCTGCTACCCAGTCACCAACGCAGACGGTGTTTACTTAGAATTAGAAGGCGGAAAACGAATTATTGATGGCATGTCGTCTTGGTGGTCAACCATCCACGGCTACAATCATCCAGCTCTAAACGCTGCGGCTCACAGCCAAATCGATAAAGTTTCACACGTTATGTTTGGTGGTATCACCCACCAACCCGCTATCGATTTATGTAAGAAGCTTCTTAGCTTAGCCCCGGATAACCTAGAGCATGTATTCTTAGCCGACTCAGGCTCAGTCGCCGTAGAAGTTAGCCTTAAAATGGCACTTCAATACTGGCACGCTAAAGGGCAACCTCGTTCAAAGTTCTTAACACTGAGAGATGGCTACCACGGTGATACCTTTGCTGCGATGTCGGTGACCGATCCAGATAACTCGATGCACAGCCTCTACAAAGGCTTTTTGCCGGAACACATTTTTGCTGATTCGCCAAAAACAGGTTTTTGGGATCAATGGAACGCGAACGACATCAACAGCTTTCGAGAAAAGCTAGCAGCACACCGTCAAGAAGTCGCAGCCGTGATCTTAGAGCCAATCGTTCAAGGTGCTGGCGGTATGCGCATTTACCACCCTGAATTCTTGAAACAAGTACGTTTACTGTGTGATGAATTTAACGTCTTACTGATCTTGGATGAGATTGCGACCGGCTTTGGCCGCACTGGGAAACTGTTCGCTTGCGAGCATGCAGATGTTCAACCGGACATCTTATGCGTTGGAAAGGCTTTAACTGGCGGCTATATGACCCTTTCAGCAACACTGGCTAGTAAAGAAGTTGCTGACACGGTATGTGGCGGTGAAGCGGGCTGTTTTATGCACGGGCCAACCTTTATGGGCAACCCATTGGCTTGTGCAGTCGGTGCGGCAAGTTTGTCCATCGTAGAGCAAGGCCATTGGCAAAATCAGACTCTACAGATTGAACAGATCTTTTCAGAATTGCTGCCACCTCTGCGGGAGCATGATCTGGTGAAAGACGTACGCTGGCTAGGAGCGATTGGCGTTGTTGAGACACACACACCAGTCGATATGGAAACCATCCAAGCTCACTTTGTTGAACAAGGTGTTTGGATTCGCCCATTTGGTAAATTGATTTATATGATGCCTCCTTTCATTAGCAAACCTGAACATATCGAACAACTTGTTTCAGCCATTGAAAGTGCATTACAAGATAAGAACTGCTTTAAGTAA
- the bioB gene encoding biotin synthase BioB, with translation MEVRHDWTVAEVTALLEKPFMDLMFEAQVVHRQYQEHNHVQVSTLLSIKTGACPEDCKYCPQSAHYRTDVDKERLMEVERVLDAAKKAKNAGSTRFCMGAAWKNPKERDMPHLTDMIKGVKGMGLETCMTLGMLTPEQAGELADAGLDYYNHNLDTSPEFYGSIITTRTYQDRLDTLSHVRDAGMKICSGGIIGMGESTNDRAGLLVELANLPVHPESVPINMLVKVKGTPMENVDDVESFDFIKLIAIARIMMPMSAVRLSAGRENMNEQMQAMCFMAGANSIFYGCKLLTTPNPDEDTDMQLFKKLGINSQQVAQKPDEIQENELLDQVVERVAARPTKDDMFYDATV, from the coding sequence GTGGAAGTTCGTCATGACTGGACAGTTGCTGAAGTAACAGCGCTGCTTGAAAAACCGTTTATGGATTTAATGTTTGAAGCTCAAGTCGTTCATAGACAGTACCAAGAGCACAACCACGTGCAGGTGAGTACGCTTTTATCGATAAAGACAGGTGCTTGCCCTGAAGATTGTAAGTACTGCCCTCAAAGTGCTCACTACCGAACGGATGTCGACAAAGAACGCTTAATGGAAGTTGAGCGTGTTTTGGATGCGGCGAAAAAAGCTAAGAATGCGGGCTCAACTCGCTTCTGTATGGGCGCGGCATGGAAAAACCCGAAAGAACGCGATATGCCTCACCTAACTGACATGATCAAAGGTGTGAAAGGCATGGGTCTAGAAACCTGTATGACACTGGGCATGTTAACGCCGGAGCAAGCAGGTGAGCTAGCAGACGCAGGTTTGGACTACTACAACCATAACCTTGATACGTCTCCAGAATTCTATGGCAGCATTATTACCACTCGTACTTACCAAGATCGTTTAGATACGTTATCTCACGTACGTGATGCCGGGATGAAGATCTGTTCTGGTGGCATTATTGGTATGGGCGAAAGTACCAATGACCGCGCAGGCCTTCTTGTAGAGCTAGCGAACCTTCCTGTACACCCTGAGAGTGTACCAATCAACATGCTCGTAAAAGTGAAAGGCACACCGATGGAAAACGTCGACGATGTTGAGTCTTTCGACTTCATTAAGTTGATTGCGATTGCTCGTATCATGATGCCAATGTCTGCGGTTCGTCTATCTGCAGGTCGTGAGAATATGAACGAACAGATGCAGGCGATGTGCTTCATGGCAGGCGCGAACTCAATTTTCTACGGTTGTAAGCTACTGACGACACCGAATCCAGATGAAGACACGGATATGCAGCTGTTTAAGAAGCTGGGTATCAACAGCCAACAAGTGGCTCAAAAGCCTGACGAAATTCAAGAAAACGAACTGTTAGATCAAGTGGTGGAGCGCGTTGCGGCTCGTCCAACTAAAGATGACATGTTCTACGATGCCACTGTTTAA
- the bioF gene encoding 8-amino-7-oxononanoate synthase has translation MPLFKARIKEALVHRHEQGLTRQLKVLENSNGPLLTCEGSSFINFSSNDYLGLANDPELVNAWQTGLSQYGAGSAASPLVTGFSSAHRNLEAQLCEWLGFDRAILFSSGFSANQALLFSLLEKDDSLLQDKLNHASLMEAGMLCPAAMKRFKHNDTQHLESLLSRSPQSLIVTEGVFSMDGDQAPLNQISNLTNQYDSWLAVDDAHGIGVLGDKGAGSCSVAQISPDILVVTFGKAFGLSGAAILCSSEVGDYLTQFARHHVYSTAMPPSQVVALSHACQMIQTQEWRRQKLMELGALYAEQMSGVKGFIDTHTPIKPFVIGETQAALSIAEELKRNQVWVTAIRPPTVPTGTARLRITLTANHSQKQILQLTDSLLQAIDRSNDSGSKSNIESSFELEKEAQ, from the coding sequence ATGCCACTGTTTAAAGCTCGCATTAAAGAAGCTCTTGTTCATCGCCATGAGCAAGGGTTGACTCGTCAGCTCAAGGTGCTCGAAAACAGTAATGGACCTTTGCTTACTTGCGAAGGTTCTAGTTTCATCAATTTTTCGAGCAATGATTACTTAGGCTTGGCGAACGACCCTGAATTGGTGAATGCATGGCAAACAGGGCTCTCCCAATATGGTGCTGGAAGTGCGGCATCGCCATTGGTCACAGGGTTTAGTTCCGCTCATCGAAATCTAGAGGCTCAGCTGTGTGAATGGCTTGGTTTCGACCGTGCCATTCTCTTTAGTTCTGGTTTCAGTGCTAACCAAGCTTTGTTGTTTTCTCTGCTCGAAAAAGACGACTCATTGCTGCAAGACAAACTTAACCATGCCTCTTTGATGGAAGCGGGGATGCTTTGTCCTGCAGCAATGAAACGCTTTAAACACAACGATACGCAACATCTAGAGTCGTTGTTAAGCCGTTCTCCACAATCCTTGATTGTGACGGAAGGCGTGTTCAGCATGGATGGCGACCAAGCTCCCCTCAATCAAATATCTAACTTGACCAATCAATACGACAGTTGGCTAGCGGTTGATGATGCCCACGGTATTGGCGTATTGGGTGATAAAGGGGCTGGGAGTTGCAGTGTGGCACAAATCTCACCCGATATTTTGGTGGTGACCTTTGGTAAAGCATTTGGCCTTTCTGGTGCTGCGATTCTTTGTTCGTCAGAAGTGGGTGATTACTTAACTCAGTTTGCTCGTCATCATGTGTACTCGACGGCGATGCCACCTTCACAAGTGGTGGCTTTGTCTCATGCGTGTCAGATGATTCAGACGCAAGAGTGGCGGCGACAGAAGCTCATGGAGTTGGGTGCTCTTTATGCTGAGCAGATGAGTGGCGTGAAAGGTTTCATTGATACTCATACTCCGATTAAGCCGTTTGTGATTGGTGAAACTCAAGCTGCATTATCTATTGCCGAAGAATTGAAGCGTAACCAAGTTTGGGTAACGGCGATAAGGCCACCAACAGTTCCGACCGGGACTGCTCGTTTACGAATTACGTTAACGGCCAACCATAGTCAGAAGCAGATTCTTCAGTTAACTGATTCGTTACTTCAAGCAATAGATCGAAGCAACGATTCTGGAAGCAAATCAAACATAGAATCTAGCTTTGAATTAGAGAAAGAGGCTCAGTAA
- the bioC gene encoding malonyl-ACP O-methyltransferase BioC — protein MSQEAVVHNYVGQDKSAIAEAFGKAATTYDKHAEFQRDVGHRLLDKLSTDLSGLKVLDLGCGTGYFSEQLVKRGADVVCADLSVGMLERAEQRCGASVSLYQQADAEQLPFEDGCFDIVFSSLALQWCDDLSSPLKEMKRVVAVGGRVIFSTLLDGSLFELEKSWSKIDAHQHVNHFITINQVKIALAQSSCTAHQLDLPTITVWYDTAFELMRDLKGIGANHVSGRSQGLTSRHMLQLVEREYREFKNHQGFLPATYQVCLGVIQL, from the coding sequence ATGTCACAAGAAGCAGTAGTGCATAATTACGTAGGCCAAGATAAGAGTGCGATTGCTGAAGCTTTCGGTAAAGCAGCAACAACGTATGATAAACACGCAGAGTTTCAGCGCGATGTCGGCCACCGACTTCTGGATAAGCTATCGACAGACCTCTCAGGTTTAAAGGTGCTTGATTTAGGTTGCGGGACTGGCTACTTCTCTGAGCAGCTGGTGAAGCGCGGTGCTGATGTGGTATGTGCCGATCTTTCTGTTGGAATGTTAGAAAGGGCAGAGCAACGTTGTGGCGCATCGGTCTCTTTATACCAACAAGCCGACGCAGAGCAATTACCGTTTGAAGATGGGTGTTTTGACATCGTTTTTTCTAGCTTAGCGTTGCAATGGTGTGATGATTTATCGTCGCCTCTAAAGGAGATGAAGCGCGTTGTAGCGGTTGGTGGACGTGTGATTTTTTCAACTTTGCTTGATGGATCACTGTTTGAACTGGAAAAATCATGGTCCAAAATTGACGCACATCAACACGTTAACCATTTTATTACAATCAATCAGGTAAAAATTGCGTTAGCGCAATCTAGCTGTACTGCTCATCAACTAGACTTGCCCACCATCACCGTTTGGTACGACACTGCGTTTGAACTGATGCGCGACCTTAAAGGTATCGGCGCTAATCACGTAAGTGGTCGCTCACAAGGTTTAACAAGTCGCCACATGTTGCAGCTTGTTGAACGGGAATATCGAGAGTTTAAAAACCATCAAGGTTTCTTACCAGCAACATATCAAGTTTGTTTAGGGGTTATTCAATTATGA
- the bioD gene encoding dethiobiotin synthase produces the protein MIDALFIAGTDTEVGKTVVSKAILQALAAQDLSTIGYKPVAAGCEEYPEGLRNSDALHLQEAATQDVAYEDVNPYALLLPSSPHIAAKHDGVVVDEAVLSAKLEQHKQNSDIVLVEGAGGWRVPVSDDEYLSSWVKKEQLPVVLTVGIKLGCLSHALLTAEAIRADGLNLVGWVANRINPGTEHYADIIAMLEDKLGAPKLGEIPYVPKAKSKNIGKYIDVTPLLNL, from the coding sequence ATGATTGATGCATTATTCATTGCAGGTACGGATACCGAAGTGGGAAAAACTGTGGTTTCAAAAGCGATTCTTCAAGCTTTGGCCGCACAAGATTTATCAACAATTGGTTATAAACCAGTTGCTGCAGGGTGTGAAGAATACCCTGAAGGGTTACGTAACAGTGATGCATTACATCTTCAAGAAGCGGCGACGCAAGATGTTGCTTACGAAGACGTTAACCCGTACGCATTGTTACTACCATCCTCACCTCACATTGCGGCAAAGCATGACGGTGTCGTGGTTGATGAAGCGGTATTATCAGCGAAGCTAGAACAGCATAAGCAAAACTCTGACATCGTTTTAGTTGAAGGTGCTGGTGGTTGGCGTGTGCCAGTTTCAGATGACGAATACTTGTCTAGCTGGGTTAAGAAAGAGCAGCTTCCTGTGGTGCTAACTGTAGGTATTAAGCTTGGCTGTTTGAGCCATGCTTTGTTAACCGCAGAAGCGATCCGTGCAGATGGTCTAAACCTAGTAGGTTGGGTGGCGAACCGCATTAATCCAGGCACGGAACATTATGCCGACATTATTGCGATGCTTGAAGATAAGCTAGGTGCGCCGAAATTAGGTGAAATCCCTTATGTGCCAAAAGCCAAGTCTAAGAACATTGGTAAATACATCGACGTAACGCCTCTACTCAACCTTTAA
- a CDS encoding MATE family efflux transporter, with product MIGQLSENDIAAAGVSSRALFVATIILSGVTTAGAILIAQYFGKKDDQGTKRSTTLTWVLSSLLALIPFCALALANSHVMGLSSNNIEVQALGSQYLFITSFSLFCMAFTGSIAAYLRSIHQASISLYLSSLGIILNILLNWVLIFGHFSAPQMGLKGAAVATLISSLLEVVITIIYLKLNKNVVLFNLSDIKQALQFSHIKQLTRLALPTTINFALWSGGLFAYTAIMGRSSDEGLIVLSIITPIEAFSLSFLIGIANASAVIVGNHIGANDFDSAYRHAIMITVVAFIVTLCVSLSLYALKDTILGLFTSLETTTTELANKFYVILCLGIILRSLPTTMVVGVLRAGGDVKFCLYQDLITQWCFGIPLAAIGALLMGLRPEWIFALFFLETLFKWFACIYRFRSKRWFNYLAQ from the coding sequence ATGATTGGTCAATTGAGCGAGAACGATATCGCAGCGGCAGGTGTTTCTAGCCGAGCCTTGTTTGTTGCGACCATCATCCTCTCCGGTGTGACAACAGCTGGAGCAATCTTAATTGCTCAGTACTTTGGGAAAAAGGACGACCAAGGAACCAAACGAAGTACTACATTAACTTGGGTGCTATCAAGTTTACTGGCACTAATACCTTTCTGTGCTCTAGCACTGGCTAATTCGCACGTTATGGGGCTCTCTTCCAATAACATCGAAGTTCAAGCTCTGGGCTCTCAATATCTATTTATTACTAGCTTTAGTTTATTTTGCATGGCATTTACGGGGAGCATCGCAGCTTACCTACGGTCAATACATCAAGCTTCAATCAGTTTATATCTGAGTAGTCTTGGCATCATTCTCAATATCTTACTTAACTGGGTATTGATATTTGGTCACTTCAGCGCCCCCCAAATGGGATTAAAAGGAGCTGCGGTTGCAACGTTAATCAGTAGCTTGCTCGAAGTGGTAATAACGATTATTTACCTGAAGCTGAACAAAAATGTAGTCTTGTTTAATTTGTCAGATATAAAACAAGCGCTACAGTTTTCTCATATAAAACAGCTTACCCGTTTGGCTCTTCCTACAACCATCAACTTTGCATTATGGTCGGGCGGTTTATTTGCTTATACCGCAATCATGGGGCGGTCTAGCGATGAAGGGCTTATCGTCTTGTCGATCATCACCCCGATTGAAGCTTTCTCTCTTAGCTTCTTGATCGGTATTGCAAATGCGTCTGCTGTTATTGTCGGTAACCACATCGGTGCCAATGACTTTGATTCTGCATACCGCCACGCCATCATGATCACTGTGGTCGCATTCATTGTTACTTTATGTGTTTCATTATCATTGTATGCACTAAAAGACACCATTCTCGGTCTCTTCACTTCCTTAGAAACAACGACCACCGAACTAGCGAACAAATTCTATGTGATTTTGTGTTTAGGCATTATTTTGCGTTCCCTCCCAACAACCATGGTCGTTGGCGTGCTCCGAGCCGGGGGTGATGTAAAGTTTTGCTTATACCAAGACCTGATCACTCAATGGTGTTTTGGCATCCCTTTAGCCGCAATAGGCGCTTTACTGATGGGGTTGCGCCCAGAGTGGATCTTCGCGCTTTTCTTTTTAGAAACTTTGTTTAAGTGGTTCGCTTGTATCTATCGATTCCGCAGTAAGCGTTGGTTTAACTACTTAGCTCAATAG